One part of the Melioribacteraceae bacterium genome encodes these proteins:
- a CDS encoding sulfite exporter TauE/SafE family protein, producing the protein MEIWTGFVVGLFGSLHCIGMCGPIVLALPVIGDSQLKVFTGRILYNFGRILTYTILGALFGLFGSRLVLFGLQQDLSIAFGVIILAYIFTPRKIKAKIAGTFIYRETTNFIKSHFARMIAKKSNSSLFTIGVLNGLLPCGFVYVGIAGAVSTVNWLSGALYMTMFGLGTFPVMLATAVFGKIINVNFKRRANKLIPIFAVVLALLFILRGLNLGIPYLSPKFSKAAINEEIHNCH; encoded by the coding sequence ATGGAAATATGGACCGGTTTCGTAGTCGGATTATTCGGCAGTCTTCATTGTATCGGAATGTGCGGCCCGATTGTTCTTGCATTACCGGTAATAGGGGATTCTCAATTAAAGGTTTTTACGGGACGGATACTCTACAACTTCGGCCGTATACTAACATATACAATTCTTGGTGCTTTATTCGGACTCTTCGGAAGCCGGCTGGTCCTGTTCGGATTACAGCAGGATCTATCGATTGCTTTCGGCGTAATAATTCTTGCATATATTTTTACACCGAGAAAAATTAAGGCCAAGATTGCCGGTACGTTCATTTACCGTGAAACAACAAATTTCATTAAGAGCCATTTTGCCAGAATGATTGCGAAAAAATCAAATTCATCTTTATTTACGATCGGAGTATTAAACGGACTATTACCTTGCGGATTTGTATATGTCGGGATTGCGGGAGCTGTTTCTACGGTTAACTGGCTTTCGGGTGCTTTATATATGACAATGTTCGGACTAGGGACATTCCCGGTTATGCTTGCAACTGCTGTCTTCGGAAAAATCATAAATGTAAATTTTAAAAGGCGGGCTAACAAATTGATTCCCATATTTGCGGTAGTACTTGCCCTCTTATTCATTTTGCGGGGATTGAATCTGGGAATTCCTTACTTAAGTCCGAAATTCTCAAAGGCTGCTATCAACGAAGAGATTCATAATTGTCATTAG
- a CDS encoding FixH family protein yields the protein MKISWGVKIAATYIIFVTGVIIMVMIFMNQDVHLVTENYYAKDLEYQEQIDKIDRTARLKEQLEIVNLQSAIKFVFPTEFSSGVISGHIHFYRPSDQSQDFGVEITNDSAHVQTISTVKMMKGVWKVKVDWAANGITYYNEKILMVN from the coding sequence ATGAAAATATCATGGGGAGTTAAAATCGCCGCAACATACATAATCTTTGTAACCGGCGTAATAATTATGGTTATGATTTTTATGAATCAGGATGTGCATCTCGTTACCGAAAACTATTACGCAAAAGATCTCGAATATCAGGAACAGATAGACAAAATCGACAGGACAGCCCGGCTGAAGGAGCAGCTTGAGATTGTAAATCTTCAGAGCGCTATAAAGTTTGTTTTCCCCACCGAGTTCAGTTCCGGGGTTATTTCAGGCCATATTCATTTTTACAGGCCGTCCGATCAGTCACAGGATTTTGGTGTAGAGATAACAAACGATTCAGCCCATGTTCAAACGATTTCTACCGTAAAGATGATGAAAGGCGTTTGGAAAGTAAAAGTTGATTGGGCGGCAAACGGAATTACTTATTACAACGAAAAAATTCTGATGGTGAATTAA